In Clostridium sp. SY8519, one genomic interval encodes:
- a CDS encoding recombinase family protein, whose product MESKEIRYFRKNDREGRSILSVKTVHKFGYARVSSKDQNLARQISALKEAGIDEKSIFIDRQSGKDFDRPGYRKLQGMNFYKLITICLQTVNFRI is encoded by the coding sequence ATGGAATCGAAGGAAATCAGATATTTCAGGAAAAACGACAGGGAGGGCAGAAGCATTTTGAGCGTGAAAACAGTGCATAAGTTCGGATATGCCAGAGTATCCAGTAAGGATCAGAATCTGGCCAGACAGATTTCAGCCTTAAAAGAAGCTGGAATTGATGAAAAATCCATTTTCATTGACCGGCAGTCAGGAAAAGATTTTGACAGGCCGGGTTACAGAAAACTTCAGGGTATGAATTTTTACAAGTTAATCACAATTTGTTTACAGACTGTAAACTTCAGGATATGA
- a CDS encoding DUF438 domain-containing protein, with product MTKKIDLTRTVFELTKEYPELIDLMAELGFTEITKKPVLHSVGKIMTIPKGAKMKNISMADIAAALMKNGFELTGEFPENSMSEAVGETQPAAEADDRTGQLKAYLRRLGAGEDLESVRTDFVREFEQVDAAEIMKAEQELMKEGTPLSEVQKLCDIHSALFHGATREEQIANAEKAVEQSLQRQNQKQGTESEQSRETEQDQKQKTGRQEPSDARNARAAALEEISGHPLQTLTRENQAFAALLDTFRSTEDASLLSKIRELSIHYAKKGDLLYPLLKVKYDISGPSDVMWTVDDEIRDELRTLENEEERGDAWKARVEAVLKRAEEMVYKEKNILFPICADNFTEEEWKSIYRDAKDYAVCFGVESEVWDDAEKTRSDAPSYAGEVVMPGGHMTVEQLTALLNTIPMEITFVDADNINRFFNEGPKVFKRPGMAIDREVFSCHPPKIEPMVRQIIEDFRNGRQDCVPVWMEKGGRTMLVKYMAVRDAEGNYVGTAEFVQDMEFAKEHFGSR from the coding sequence ATGACCAAAAAAATAGATTTGACACGCACCGTTTTTGAACTGACGAAAGAATACCCGGAACTGATTGATCTTATGGCAGAGCTCGGCTTCACTGAGATTACAAAGAAACCTGTGCTTCACTCGGTAGGAAAAATCATGACGATTCCGAAAGGCGCCAAAATGAAAAATATCTCCATGGCAGATATTGCAGCGGCACTGATGAAAAACGGGTTTGAGCTGACCGGAGAATTTCCTGAAAACAGCATGTCCGAAGCTGTCGGTGAGACACAGCCGGCAGCGGAAGCGGATGACCGTACCGGACAGCTGAAAGCCTATCTGCGCCGCCTTGGAGCAGGGGAAGACCTGGAGAGTGTCCGCACAGATTTTGTGCGGGAATTCGAACAGGTGGATGCGGCGGAGATTATGAAAGCCGAACAGGAATTAATGAAGGAAGGCACACCTCTTTCCGAAGTGCAGAAACTCTGCGATATTCACTCGGCGCTGTTTCACGGAGCGACCCGCGAAGAGCAGATTGCCAATGCGGAAAAGGCGGTGGAACAGTCGCTGCAGAGGCAGAATCAGAAACAGGGAACAGAAAGCGAACAGAGCCGGGAAACAGAACAGGACCAGAAGCAGAAAACCGGCCGACAGGAACCCTCCGATGCCAGAAATGCGCGGGCGGCTGCCCTGGAGGAAATTTCCGGCCATCCGCTGCAGACGCTGACAAGAGAAAATCAGGCATTTGCTGCGCTGCTGGATACATTCCGGTCAACAGAGGATGCATCGCTGCTTTCGAAAATCCGTGAACTTTCCATTCATTACGCAAAGAAGGGCGATCTGCTTTATCCGCTGCTTAAGGTAAAATACGATATCTCCGGCCCTTCCGATGTGATGTGGACCGTGGATGATGAAATCCGCGACGAGCTGCGGACATTGGAAAACGAAGAGGAGCGCGGAGATGCATGGAAGGCCAGAGTGGAAGCCGTACTGAAACGTGCGGAAGAAATGGTCTATAAAGAGAAGAATATTTTATTCCCGATCTGTGCGGACAACTTTACGGAAGAAGAGTGGAAGAGTATTTACCGTGACGCGAAAGATTATGCCGTGTGCTTCGGTGTGGAAAGCGAGGTATGGGATGACGCAGAAAAAACCCGTTCGGATGCGCCTTCGTATGCGGGCGAGGTTGTGATGCCCGGAGGGCACATGACCGTGGAACAGCTGACGGCCCTTCTGAATACGATTCCCATGGAGATCACTTTTGTCGATGCGGATAACATCAATCGATTCTTTAACGAAGGACCGAAAGTGTTCAAACGTCCCGGAATGGCGATCGACCGTGAGGTGTTTTCCTGCCATCCGCCGAAGATCGAACCGATGGTTCGCCAGATCATAGAGGATTTCCGGAACGGCAGACAGGACTGCGTGCCGGTATGGATGGAAAAGGGCGGACGCACGATGCTGGTGAAGTATATGGCTGTACGGGACGCAGAAGGAAACTATGTCGGTACGGCGGAGTTTGTACAGGATATGGAGTTTGCGAAGGAACATTTTGGCAGCAGATAA
- the greA gene encoding transcription elongation factor GreA, translated as MAEKTLLTAQGLKEREEELSTLKNVKRKEIAQKIKEAREQGDLSENAEYDAAKDEQRDIEARIDELEAMLKNVEVIEDSGDTDTVSVGCKVRILDVEFNEELDYQLVGSTEANSLKGRISNESPVGNALLGSRVGDMVNVETPGGVFQYKVLDIQRV; from the coding sequence ATGGCAGAAAAGACATTATTAACAGCACAGGGTCTGAAGGAAAGAGAAGAAGAACTCAGCACCCTGAAAAATGTAAAACGTAAAGAAATCGCTCAGAAGATCAAGGAAGCCCGGGAACAGGGCGACTTATCCGAGAACGCGGAGTATGATGCGGCAAAAGATGAGCAGCGTGATATCGAAGCCCGGATCGATGAGCTGGAAGCTATGCTGAAGAATGTGGAAGTCATCGAAGACAGCGGTGACACAGACACCGTATCCGTAGGCTGCAAGGTCAGAATCCTGGATGTGGAATTCAACGAAGAGCTGGATTATCAGCTGGTCGGATCAACCGAGGCCAACAGTCTGAAGGGCCGTATCTCCAACGAATCTCCCGTAGGCAACGCGCTGCTGGGAAGCCGGGTAGGCGATATGGTAAATGTGGAAACACCCGGCGGTGTATTTCAGTACAAAGTTCTGGATATCCAGAGAGTATAA
- a CDS encoding hemerythrin domain-containing protein has product MITGEMIAHLKKQYAEAGAEEERLRSMSGSRLTEYIIEQYHQPEREMLASIDDAWQQVPPRKQRKEQYHHVYALFVELRSMLTEHFAIEEAEVFPLTAGTDSGRVELLTAQMELEHGEAERKIEEMNQAAEYFLPDQKDPEEIQAFYRKMAELFAHIKKHVDCENNLLFPKMQQELK; this is encoded by the coding sequence ATGATTACAGGTGAAATGATCGCTCATTTAAAGAAACAGTATGCGGAAGCAGGGGCAGAGGAAGAACGCCTGCGCAGCATGAGCGGGAGCAGATTGACAGAATACATCATAGAACAGTATCACCAGCCGGAGCGGGAAATGCTTGCGTCCATTGATGATGCATGGCAGCAGGTGCCTCCGCGAAAACAGCGGAAAGAACAGTATCATCATGTGTATGCGCTGTTTGTGGAATTAAGATCGATGCTTACGGAGCATTTTGCGATAGAAGAGGCGGAAGTGTTTCCACTGACGGCGGGTACCGATTCCGGTCGGGTGGAACTCCTGACGGCGCAGATGGAACTGGAACATGGCGAAGCAGAAAGAAAAATCGAGGAAATGAATCAGGCAGCAGAATATTTTCTGCCGGACCAGAAGGATCCGGAGGAAATTCAGGCGTTTTACCGTAAAATGGCGGAGCTTTTTGCCCATATCAAGAAACACGTGGACTGCGAAAATAATCTTCTGTTTCCCAAAATGCAGCAGGAACTGAAGTAA
- a CDS encoding DMT family transporter produces the protein MAFSRNRNCQHLMMRQYHSLTITVYTFIFAAAGSLPFLPVKKREGIFLQPDLLLQSLGIGVLCTVLPFLSYTSGLKRIDAGQASVIAAIEPVVATCLGILAYHEPAGAGRFIGMVLILSSVVILNLRPTGRRKKHDGPHLPRCGKTGR, from the coding sequence ATGGCTTTTTCTCGGAACCGGAATTGCCAGCATCTGATGATGCGGCAGTATCATTCGCTGACAATCACAGTCTATACGTTCATTTTTGCTGCAGCCGGATCTCTGCCGTTTCTTCCTGTGAAAAAACGGGAAGGGATATTTCTGCAGCCGGATCTTCTGCTTCAGTCCCTGGGAATCGGTGTGTTGTGCACCGTTCTGCCGTTTCTTTCCTATACGTCTGGTCTGAAGCGGATTGACGCAGGCCAGGCATCCGTGATCGCAGCCATCGAGCCGGTCGTTGCCACCTGCCTGGGAATTCTGGCCTATCATGAACCGGCCGGAGCAGGAAGATTTATCGGAATGGTTCTCATTCTCTCTTCAGTGGTGATTTTGAATCTTCGGCCGACGGGCAGGAGAAAAAAGCATGACGGACCGCATCTGCCCAGATGCGGCAAAACGGGCCGCTGA
- a CDS encoding polysaccharide pyruvyl transferase family protein: MKIGLISISMHTRVLNFASPIHTVAFQHFLEKHGIETTIIDYQPRYYGKFDIRHPLFFYIENPYKNKERQLTALKEWKDLFYLQEKRHDRFKAFEKKYYTKKTPKCYTHKTLNQEDTGFDCYICATDVIWKRNKVTGFEKGFFLALNAMKGKKKIAYSPSRGATGYTIAQEKEFLKLISDFDFLSAREKSFQEYISRITGAEIPLVLDPVLLNDVSYYREMMFPPEPVHMPEKKYLLIYIVMERPTELVREACEFALKNDLQVIELGQYLDHADLVEGVRHSVVYDIGIEEWLWYLDHAEYIFTNSFHACCFSILMHKQFFAGDRSGDKIDSVLELFQLSWRRLLSAERDSDRDRAMQMEDIDYDAVEAILQEQRMRSADYILGAIHTLEQREHQPILPNVNDILAEYPDTPPDPPETVISLDEQETFEKTKIEKIKYESRILTKLRRMAGKAKRKLRR, translated from the coding sequence ATGAAGATTGGATTAATTTCAATCAGTATGCATACGCGTGTATTAAATTTTGCATCTCCGATTCATACCGTCGCGTTCCAGCATTTTCTGGAAAAACACGGGATCGAGACCACAATCATTGACTATCAGCCCCGTTATTACGGAAAATTTGACATCCGGCATCCGCTTTTCTTTTACATCGAAAATCCATACAAAAATAAAGAACGCCAGCTGACTGCGCTGAAGGAATGGAAAGATCTGTTCTATCTGCAGGAAAAACGGCACGATCGGTTCAAAGCGTTTGAGAAGAAGTATTACACAAAAAAAACTCCGAAATGTTATACACATAAAACGCTGAATCAGGAAGATACGGGCTTTGACTGCTATATCTGCGCAACAGACGTCATCTGGAAGCGCAATAAGGTAACCGGTTTTGAAAAAGGATTCTTCCTGGCATTGAACGCCATGAAGGGAAAGAAAAAAATAGCATATTCCCCGAGCCGCGGAGCAACAGGATACACCATTGCGCAGGAAAAGGAATTCCTGAAACTGATCTCTGATTTTGATTTTCTTTCAGCACGTGAAAAAAGTTTTCAGGAATATATCAGCCGAATTACAGGGGCGGAGATTCCTCTGGTTCTGGATCCGGTGCTCTTGAATGATGTCTCTTACTACCGGGAAATGATGTTTCCGCCGGAGCCGGTGCATATGCCAGAGAAGAAATACCTTCTCATCTATATTGTGATGGAGCGCCCGACCGAACTTGTCCGTGAAGCATGTGAGTTTGCGTTAAAAAATGACCTGCAGGTCATAGAGCTGGGGCAGTATCTGGATCATGCGGATTTGGTCGAAGGAGTAAGGCATTCCGTGGTGTATGACATTGGAATTGAAGAATGGCTCTGGTATCTGGATCACGCGGAGTATATTTTTACCAATTCTTTCCACGCGTGCTGTTTTTCGATTCTCATGCATAAGCAGTTTTTTGCCGGCGATCGTTCCGGCGATAAAATAGATTCCGTTCTTGAGCTGTTTCAGTTGAGCTGGAGACGTCTGCTGTCCGCAGAACGGGACAGTGATAGGGACCGTGCCATGCAGATGGAAGATATCGATTATGACGCTGTGGAAGCAATATTACAAGAGCAGAGAATGAGATCCGCAGATTACATACTGGGCGCGATTCATACACTGGAACAGCGTGAGCATCAGCCGATTCTTCCGAATGTGAATGATATTCTGGCAGAATATCCGGATACGCCGCCGGATCCTCCGGAAACGGTGATTTCGCTCGATGAGCAGGAAACATTTGAGAAAACTAAAATTGAGAAAATAAAATACGAAAGTAGGATACTTACGAAGCTGCGTCGCATGGCAGGAAAAGCGAAACGAAAACTCCGCCGCTGA
- the lysS gene encoding lysine--tRNA ligase: MAKNNGQPQDLNQILKNRREKFANLQQAGKDPFVITKYDQTHHSQEIKDRYDELEGREVSVAGRMMFKRVMGKASFCNVRDKQGDIQAYVARDEIGEESYADFKKYDIGDIIGIRGTVFKTKTGEISVHASEVTLLAKSLQVLPEKFHGLTDTDTRYRQRYVDLIMNPDVRDTFIKRSQIIKEIRNFLDGMDFMEVETPMLVSNAGGAAARPFETHYNALNEDVKLRISLELYLKRLIVGGLERVYEIGRVFRNEGVDTRHNPEFTLMELYQAYTDYNGMMDLTEKMFRYLAEKVCGTTTITYNGTAIDLGKPFERLTMIDAVKKYAGVDFNTIQTDEEARAIAKEKGVEFEAHHVRGDIISLFFEEFCEENLIQPVFIMDHPIEISPLTKKKPSDPSLVERFELFIYGREMANAYSELNDPIDQRERFKAQDALAEAGDEEAQHTDEDFLNALEIGMPPTGGIGYGIDRLVMLLTDSPAIRDVLLFPTMKSLDSDTKASKAKGFLANPAEEKPEVIDFSKVKVEPLFEEMVDFDTFSKSDFRAVKIKDCVAVPKSKKLLQFTLDDGTGTERTILSGIHAFYEPEELVGKTAIAIVNLPPRAMMGVDSCGMLLSAVHEEEGEEKLHLLLVDDHIPAGAKLY; encoded by the coding sequence ATGGCAAAGAACAATGGACAGCCACAGGATCTGAACCAGATCCTGAAAAACCGCCGTGAAAAATTCGCGAATCTGCAGCAGGCAGGGAAGGATCCTTTTGTAATCACAAAGTATGACCAGACCCATCACAGCCAGGAGATTAAAGACCGTTACGATGAGCTGGAGGGCAGGGAAGTATCCGTTGCCGGCCGCATGATGTTCAAGCGTGTCATGGGCAAGGCTTCATTCTGCAATGTTCGTGACAAACAGGGCGATATTCAGGCATATGTTGCCCGGGATGAAATCGGAGAAGAATCCTACGCAGATTTCAAAAAATACGATATCGGCGATATTATCGGCATCCGGGGAACTGTCTTCAAAACAAAGACCGGTGAGATCTCCGTACATGCGTCAGAGGTGACACTTCTGGCCAAAAGTCTTCAGGTGCTGCCGGAGAAGTTCCACGGCCTGACCGATACCGATACCCGTTATCGGCAGAGATATGTAGACCTGATCATGAATCCAGACGTGCGCGATACCTTTATCAAGCGTTCTCAGATTATCAAAGAAATCCGTAATTTCTTAGACGGCATGGATTTCATGGAGGTGGAGACTCCGATGCTGGTGTCCAATGCGGGCGGCGCGGCAGCCAGACCTTTTGAGACCCATTATAACGCACTGAATGAAGACGTGAAGCTCCGCATTTCTCTGGAGCTGTATCTGAAACGTCTGATTGTCGGCGGACTGGAGCGTGTCTATGAAATCGGCCGTGTGTTTCGGAATGAGGGTGTTGATACCCGCCACAACCCGGAATTTACCCTGATGGAACTGTATCAGGCATACACGGATTACAACGGCATGATGGATCTGACCGAGAAGATGTTCCGTTATCTGGCAGAAAAAGTATGCGGCACCACGACTATTACATACAACGGAACTGCTATTGATCTGGGCAAACCCTTCGAACGTCTGACTATGATCGATGCAGTGAAAAAATACGCCGGCGTGGATTTCAATACCATTCAGACAGACGAAGAAGCCAGAGCCATCGCCAAAGAAAAAGGCGTGGAATTTGAAGCGCATCACGTGCGCGGAGATATTATCAGCCTGTTCTTTGAAGAATTTTGTGAGGAAAATCTGATCCAGCCCGTATTTATCATGGATCATCCCATCGAAATTTCACCGCTGACCAAGAAGAAACCGTCAGATCCTTCTCTGGTAGAGCGTTTTGAGCTCTTTATCTACGGACGGGAGATGGCCAATGCCTATTCCGAGCTGAACGATCCCATCGACCAGAGAGAACGTTTCAAGGCCCAGGATGCCCTGGCAGAAGCAGGCGACGAAGAAGCGCAGCATACCGATGAAGATTTCCTGAACGCACTGGAAATCGGCATGCCTCCGACAGGCGGTATCGGCTATGGAATTGATCGTCTTGTGATGCTGCTGACGGATTCACCGGCCATTCGTGACGTGCTGCTCTTCCCCACGATGAAGTCCCTGGACAGCGATACAAAGGCTTCCAAGGCAAAGGGATTCCTTGCCAATCCGGCAGAGGAGAAGCCGGAAGTCATTGACTTTTCCAAGGTAAAAGTGGAACCACTGTTTGAGGAGATGGTGGATTTTGACACCTTCAGCAAGAGCGATTTCCGTGCGGTCAAGATCAAAGACTGCGTGGCAGTACCGAAATCCAAGAAGCTTCTGCAGTTCACCCTGGATGACGGAACCGGCACGGAACGCACAATTTTAAGCGGGATCCATGCATTCTATGAACCGGAAGAACTGGTTGGGAAAACGGCCATTGCCATCGTGAACCTTCCGCCGAGAGCCATGATGGGGGTTGACTCCTGCGGTATGCTGCTTTCCGCGGTTCATGAGGAAGAGGGCGAAGAAAAACTGCATCTGCTTCTGGTGGATGATCATATTCCGGCGGGAGCAAAGCTGTATTAA
- the dusB gene encoding tRNA dihydrouridine synthase DusB → MKIGNVTLDNNLILAPMAGVTDLPFRLLCKEQGAGLLCTEMVSAKAIYYKNKKTEELMAIDPREHPVSLQLFGSDPEILGLIAAQIQDRPFDILDFNMGCPVPKVVNNGEGSGLMRDPKLAERILTALVKASRKPVTVKFRKGFDDEHVNAVEIAKIAEQCGVAAVAVHGRTRMQYYSGRADWDIIRQVKEAVSIPVIGNGDLLSADDVLAMKEQTGCDGFMIGRGAQGNPWIFRQILHKLETGEDLPKPGYEEISAMLLRHARMLIREKGDYIGIREMRKHAGWYLSGCRNASRLRGKMNEVETIQELEDLLLRANR, encoded by the coding sequence ATGAAAATAGGAAATGTTACGCTGGACAATAACCTGATACTCGCGCCCATGGCGGGAGTGACAGATCTTCCCTTCCGCCTGCTCTGCAAGGAGCAGGGCGCAGGCCTTCTGTGCACGGAAATGGTGAGCGCCAAGGCCATTTATTATAAAAACAAAAAAACAGAAGAACTGATGGCGATTGATCCGCGGGAACATCCTGTTTCGCTGCAGCTGTTCGGCTCCGATCCGGAGATTCTGGGGCTGATCGCGGCGCAGATTCAGGACCGGCCCTTTGACATTCTGGACTTCAACATGGGGTGCCCGGTGCCGAAGGTGGTCAACAATGGGGAAGGATCCGGCCTGATGCGGGATCCGAAACTGGCGGAACGGATTCTGACAGCGCTGGTGAAGGCCAGCCGCAAACCGGTAACCGTCAAATTCCGGAAAGGATTTGACGACGAGCATGTAAACGCCGTGGAAATCGCGAAAATAGCCGAGCAATGCGGCGTGGCTGCCGTGGCGGTGCATGGCAGGACACGGATGCAGTATTATTCCGGCCGGGCGGACTGGGATATTATCCGGCAGGTAAAGGAAGCGGTATCCATTCCGGTGATCGGCAACGGCGACCTTCTGTCCGCGGATGATGTACTGGCTATGAAGGAGCAGACCGGCTGCGACGGATTCATGATCGGCAGGGGCGCACAGGGAAATCCATGGATTTTCCGCCAGATTCTGCACAAACTGGAGACCGGCGAAGATCTGCCCAAGCCCGGATATGAGGAAATCAGCGCCATGCTGCTGCGGCATGCCCGTATGCTGATCCGGGAAAAGGGAGACTATATCGGCATCCGTGAAATGCGCAAACACGCAGGCTGGTACCTCAGCGGCTGCCGAAACGCCTCCCGGCTCAGGGGAAAAATGAATGAAGTGGAGACCATTCAGGAACTGGAGGACCTTCTGCTTCGTGCAAACCGCTGA
- a CDS encoding LysR family transcriptional regulator: protein MTLTQLKYIVTIAGAGTISEAAKQLFIAQPSLTAAVKDLEKELGITIFHRTNKGVLLTAEGEEFLGYARQVIEQTSLLEERYFGTGPVRRQFCVSTQHYSFAVEAFVDLLKQYGSDEYEFHIRETQTYELIEDVAKFRSEIGVLYLNRFNETILRKTLRENGLSFHRLFVAKPHVFVGSASPLAQKALVTLEDLSPYPRLSYEQGEHNSFYFSEEILSTLESRQDIMVSDRATLFNLLIGLNGYTICSGVINEELNGKNITAIPLAVDDYMEIGYLTHRKAGVGSIGKKYIEALKRYAPQDLSGVSSDRR from the coding sequence ATGACACTGACTCAGTTAAAATATATCGTAACCATCGCCGGCGCAGGCACCATCAGCGAAGCCGCCAAACAGCTTTTCATTGCCCAGCCCAGCCTGACCGCTGCCGTAAAAGATCTGGAAAAAGAACTGGGCATCACCATTTTTCACCGAACCAATAAGGGTGTTCTTCTTACCGCAGAAGGAGAAGAATTCCTCGGCTACGCCCGTCAGGTCATAGAACAGACCAGCCTGCTGGAAGAGCGATACTTCGGCACCGGGCCGGTCCGCCGGCAGTTCTGCGTATCCACACAGCACTATTCTTTTGCTGTGGAAGCCTTTGTGGATCTGCTGAAGCAATACGGCAGTGACGAATATGAATTTCACATCCGGGAAACCCAGACCTACGAACTGATCGAAGATGTGGCAAAATTCCGCAGCGAAATCGGCGTCCTGTACCTGAACCGCTTTAATGAGACCATCCTGCGCAAAACCCTGCGGGAAAATGGTCTGAGCTTCCACCGGCTTTTCGTGGCAAAACCCCATGTCTTTGTGGGATCCGCCAGTCCCCTGGCGCAAAAAGCCCTTGTTACCCTTGAAGATCTCTCCCCCTACCCCAGACTCTCCTATGAGCAAGGGGAGCACAATTCCTTTTACTTTTCTGAAGAGATTCTCAGTACACTGGAAAGCAGGCAGGACATCATGGTTTCCGACCGCGCCACACTGTTCAATCTTCTGATCGGCCTGAACGGCTACACCATCTGCAGCGGTGTCATCAATGAAGAACTGAACGGAAAAAATATCACCGCCATCCCTCTTGCGGTGGATGACTACATGGAAATCGGCTATCTCACCCACCGAAAAGCCGGTGTCGGAAGCATTGGAAAAAAATATATCGAAGCGCTGAAACGGTATGCACCGCAGGATCTTTCCGGCGTGTCCTCTGACCGCAGATAA
- a CDS encoding class I SAM-dependent methyltransferase, with amino-acid sequence MSFFQNTRKPVGFGGKLMVKGMNGGSHAKLAEWGLDHLNIAPDARILDAGCGGGANVRRLLEKVPNGHVTGLDYSEVSAAESRKVNRKAIRDERCEILQGDVSALPFAAGTFDLVTAFETVYFWPEPETTFEGIRKVLKSDGIFFICNESNGHDKEAVKFSKIIDGMRLYDADLLRKLLSQAGFTDIQADARGTWLCVRAGN; translated from the coding sequence ATGTCATTTTTTCAGAATACCAGAAAGCCGGTCGGATTCGGCGGAAAACTGATGGTAAAAGGGATGAATGGAGGATCCCATGCAAAGCTGGCGGAATGGGGGCTAGACCATCTGAATATTGCTCCGGATGCGCGGATTCTGGATGCAGGCTGCGGCGGAGGCGCAAATGTGCGCCGCCTGCTGGAGAAAGTGCCGAACGGTCATGTCACAGGCCTGGATTATTCCGAAGTGAGCGCAGCGGAATCCAGAAAAGTGAATCGGAAGGCAATCCGGGACGAACGCTGTGAAATCCTGCAGGGTGATGTCAGCGCCCTTCCTTTTGCTGCGGGTACCTTCGATCTTGTGACGGCTTTCGAGACCGTATATTTTTGGCCGGAACCTGAGACAACATTTGAAGGCATACGCAAGGTTTTGAAGTCAGACGGGATTTTCTTTATCTGCAACGAATCCAACGGACATGATAAGGAAGCGGTAAAGTTCTCAAAAATAATTGACGGCATGAGACTGTATGATGCAGATCTGCTGAGGAAACTTCTTTCACAGGCCGGATTTACGGATATCCAGGCAGATGCGCGCGGTACATGGCTTTGTGTGAGGGCGGGGAACTGA
- a CDS encoding 5-methyltetrahydropteroyltriglutamate--homocysteine S-methyltransferase: MSNLYTPFRYDQVGSFLRPEKVKIAKQQFADGRISRQELDAILDDAILDLVEKQKQVGYHVITDGEFRRTYWHLDFMWGFEGVGHAKNGSGVQFNAELAEIEDTYLTGRIKAKPHPFVDYFRYLKQFENETTVAKYTIPAPAQTFQQMIIPANYETTRRFYPDDETLIQDIGLAYQDVIHQFYQAGCRNLQFDDCTWGAVVGDAAKQRYRSLGLDIENVKAKLLQVNNLALEAKPADMVINSHICRGNYHSTFFTSGPYDSVADYVFAQEHVDALYLEYDDARSGGFAPLAKVSPDKKVVLGLITTKSPKLEKKEDVIARIHEAAKYIPLDRLYLSPQCGFASCEIGNKLTEEEQWAKLRLVREIAEEVWG, from the coding sequence ATGAGCAATTTATATACACCATTTCGTTATGACCAGGTTGGCAGTTTTCTCCGACCGGAAAAAGTAAAGATCGCGAAACAGCAGTTTGCCGATGGCCGGATCAGCCGGCAGGAACTGGATGCCATCCTGGATGACGCCATCCTGGATCTGGTCGAAAAGCAGAAGCAGGTCGGCTATCACGTAATCACCGACGGCGAATTCCGCCGGACATACTGGCATCTGGATTTTATGTGGGGATTTGAAGGCGTCGGACATGCCAAAAACGGCTCCGGCGTTCAGTTCAATGCGGAACTGGCAGAAATAGAGGATACCTACCTGACCGGACGAATCAAGGCAAAACCCCATCCCTTTGTAGACTATTTCCGCTATCTGAAGCAGTTTGAAAATGAAACCACCGTAGCCAAATATACCATTCCGGCCCCGGCGCAGACATTCCAGCAGATGATTATTCCGGCCAACTATGAAACCACACGCAGATTCTACCCCGATGATGAAACCCTGATTCAGGACATCGGGCTGGCGTATCAGGATGTGATTCATCAGTTTTATCAGGCCGGCTGCCGCAATCTGCAGTTTGACGACTGTACCTGGGGCGCAGTGGTCGGTGACGCGGCAAAACAGCGCTATCGCTCTCTGGGACTGGATATCGAAAACGTCAAAGCAAAGCTGCTCCAGGTCAACAATCTGGCCTTGGAGGCAAAACCCGCAGACATGGTGATCAATTCCCATATCTGCCGCGGCAACTACCATTCTACCTTTTTCACCAGCGGTCCTTACGATTCCGTTGCTGACTACGTGTTCGCGCAGGAGCATGTCGATGCCCTTTATCTGGAATACGATGATGCGCGTTCCGGCGGATTTGCTCCCCTTGCAAAAGTCAGCCCGGACAAGAAAGTGGTCCTTGGTCTGATCACCACAAAATCCCCGAAACTGGAAAAGAAGGAAGACGTCATCGCGCGGATCCACGAAGCGGCAAAATACATTCCGCTGGATCGTCTGTACCTCAGTCCGCAGTGCGGTTTCGCATCCTGTGAGATCGGAAATAAACTGACGGAAGAAGAACAGTGGGCAAAACTCCGTCTGGTGCGGGAAATTGCAGAGGAAGTCTGGGGATAA